A DNA window from Hydra vulgaris chromosome 13, alternate assembly HydraT2T_AEP contains the following coding sequences:
- the LOC100199109 gene encoding GAS2-like protein 3 isoform X2 → MDSALENPVYQVKDRLFNAHPSSVHNNFFEEPKEDIQFISSPSSFLRHANESQNETLKRRERRKGVISSPISPNFMKQVEVPEKLTYRESGLKKLKSGSLESIARWEKENEFLFTLIEDECDWLSRLFPDEKIDSSNFFQYLEDGVLLCKLSKLCQNYSDDCARRNKVPFRTFNIVIHPRIKCRGKIGQFMSRENVELFLKWCRYHGIPEPILFESNDVVEKTDQDGLREGAREIVLCLMEVARLGVKWGVEPPKLIQLEQEIEREESFDATSDESGSTISVDSGFDAIDFDNNMSATEKINASETEEKKQKQTSDINISKSSVNKSDLHNMVTSLIEAYQIQKATRLKEGKYIILGRVMFVRLLNNHCIVRVGGGWDTLEHYLMTHLSSAIDPTCFEKSSDHSSPASSIETSRKKSFFKSKKSLLTKSTPNLQNIFADVEFADISRTPPHLFSPTDSRPQSPCSKDPYIEKKKKKLYDDRKISQAILRVSVDVSNMKKAASLDWTQKSFDKWRQSSFESSSQNEINIVPAIEKNGIIPKVISSETYEKHFSQDFTEISLKNGLEKELESYSTTSLSPLKEELLHSNNNEIMNCKDLNDTTSPIISTNHKINKEISESAVTPKKIGLKKEATVAQKSKKGSPLSTSSKKSSPLSTRSKKSSPLFTSSSLSNSITKSNKPIAKNTLTLRKSLSTSSLLEKNSSKPFDKQSLRSDKTKSTVDNTRKKSTTSSISNLSNRSPTQFKKPIEASIIGNEEKQRIKASEKNRYETLPLAKAKFSVTKNTSNEDTAKSLLVKPLKKSEKTLPLPKSKLSITRKISNDNGVTAKNILVKPFLV, encoded by the exons ATGGATTCTGCTCTTGAGAATCCAGTTTATCAAGTTAAGGATCGCCTGTTTAACGCACATCCGTCTTCagttcataataattttttcgaaGAACCAAAAGAAGATATTCAATTCATTAGCTCTCCGTCTTCATTTTTGAGACATGCAAATGAAAGCCAAAACGAAACACTAAAAAGACGTGAGCGTCGTAAAGGAGTTATATCGAGTCCTATCTCACCTAATTTTATGAAACAAGTTGAAGTACCagaaaaattaacttatagAGAAAGTggtttaaagaaacttaaatcTGGGTCGCTTGAATCTATCGCTCGATGggaaaaagaaaatgaatttttgtttacattaattGAGGACGAGTGCGATTGGTTATCGCGGTTATTTCCAGACGAAAAAATAGACTctagtaatttttttcagtatttagaAGATGGCGTTTTGTTATGcaaactttcaaaattatgCCAAAACTACTCAGATGATTGTGCGAGAAGAAATAAAGTTCCGTTTCGAACATTTAACATTGTAATCCATCCTCGTATAAAATGCCGTGGAAAAATTGGACAGTTCATGAGTCGAGAAAAtgttgaactatttttaaaatggtgtCGCTATCATGGTATTCCAGAGCCCATTTTGTTTGAATCTAATGACGTAGTCGAAAAAACTGACCAAGATGGTCTTCGTGAAGGGGCCCGTGAAATTGTGTTATGCTTAATGGAAGTTGCACGTTTAGGAGTAAAGTGGGGCGTTGAACCTCCGAAATTAATTCAGTTGGAACAAGAAATTGAACGAGAAGAAAGTTTTGACGCAACTTCag ATGAAAGTGGTAGTACTATATCAGTCGACTCTGGTTTTGATGCAATTGATTTTGACAATAATATGTCAGCTACGGAAAAAATTAACGCAAGcgaaacagaagaaaaaaaacaaaaacaaacttccgatattaatataagtaaaagCTCGGTCAATAAATCAGATCTTCATAATATG GTGACTAGTTTGATTGAAGCATACCAAATTCAAAAAGCTACAAGACTCAAAGAGGGGAAATACATTATCTTAGGTCGAGTGATGTTTGTGAGG ctttTAAACAACCATTGCATAGTTCGAGTTGGAGGGGGATGGGATACTCTAGAACATTATCTCATGACTCACTTATCTTCTGCTATTg atCCTACctgttttgaaaaatcttcaGATCATAGTTCACCTGCTTCTAGCATAGAAACATCAaggaaaaaatctttttttaaatcgaaaAAATCACTACTCA ctAAATCAACTCCAAAccttcaaaatatatttgcagatGTAGAATTTGCTGATATTTCGCGTACGCCGCCTCATTTATTTTCTCCTACGGACTCACGCCCGCAATCGCCATGCAGCAAAGACCCATATattgagaaaaagaaaaaaaagttgtacgACGATAGAAAAATTTCACAGGCAATTTTAAGAGTGTCAGTTGATGTTAGTAATATGAAAAAAGCTGCTTCCCTAGATTGGACTCAAAAATCCTTTGATAAGTGGAGGCAATCTTCTTTTGAAAGTTCTTCACAAAATGAAATTAACATTGTTCCGGCAATAGAAAAGAATGGAATAATACCTAAGGTAATATCTTCTGAGAcatatgaaaaacatttttctcaagattttactgaaatttctttaaaaaacggATTAGAAAAAGAGTTAGAAAGTTATTCTACAACAAGCCTTTCACCACTTAAAGAAGAACTCTTACAttcaaataataatgaaattatgaaTTGTAAAGATTTAAATGATACAACTTCACCAATTATTTCTACTaatcacaaaataaataaagaaattagcGAATCAGCTGTTACACCTAAAAAAATTGgcttaaaaaaagaagcaactGTAGCTCAAAAGTCCAAAAAAGGTTCACCTCTTTCCACTAGTTCTAAAAAAAGTTCACCTCTTTCCACTCGTTCTAAAAAAAGTTCACCTCTTTTCACTAGTTCTTCACTTTCAAACAgtataacaaaaagtaataaacccattgcaaaaaatacattaacattaagaaaaagtttatcTACTTcaagtttattagaaaaaaattcatcGAAACCTTTTGACAAACAGTCATTAAGAAGTGATAAAACTAAATCAACCGTGGACAATACCAGAAAAAAATCAACCACAAGTAGTATTAGCAATTTATCGAATCGATCACCAACCCAATTTAAGAAGCCAATCGAAGCTTCAATTATAGGAAATGAGGAAAAGCAGCGTATTAAAGCATCAGAAAAAAACAGATATGAAACTTTGCCATTAGCAAAAGCTAAATTCTCCGTTACAAAAAACACATCGAATGAAGACACAGCGAAAAGTCTTTTagtaaaacctttaaaaaaaagtgagaaGACTTTACCACTGCCAAAAAGTAAACTCTCAATaacaagaaaaatatcaaaCGATAATGGAGTTAcggcaaaaaatattttagtcaaACCATTTTTAGTATAG